Proteins encoded by one window of Bactrocera oleae isolate idBacOlea1 chromosome 4, idBacOlea1, whole genome shotgun sequence:
- the LOC138856957 gene encoding uncharacterized protein: MDTEMHSTPTPTMRSAITVPRLGIMPTAAPRTPAATAPSTTARTSIRASAAVPSPPEAPHRIRCPLCCRSHKLQHCGLFKGMSPTQRQQVAQAHGHCNNCLAHTHTTQECDSGALCQMCGRQHHTLLHRTPRREVNRQPAPRIRGANRPQQTNRVARRRRTAPRSESRPWRQHNVPSTRRRPHYRRTSGLSNVVATLQQLQRLLG; the protein is encoded by the coding sequence ATGGATACAGAGATGCATTCCACCCCAACGCCAACAATGCGATCGGCCATCACGGTGCCTCGCCTTGGGATTATGCCAACCGCGGCGCCCCGAACACCAGCCGCAACTGCACCGTCAACCACCGCTCGTACTAGTATTCGAGCCTCCGCAGCCGTTCCGTCTCCACCAGAGGCGCCCCATCGCATCCGATGCCCCCTTTGTTGCCGTTCACACAAGTTGCAGCACTGTGGGCTCTTCAAGGGCATGTCGCCGACACAACGCCAGCAGGTTGCCCAGGCGCATGGGCATTGCAACAATTGTCTGGCGCATACACACACGACGCAGGAATGCGACTCCGGTGCTTTGTGCCAAATGTGTGGCAGGCAGCATCACACGTTGCTTCACCGTACTCCGAGGCGAGAGGTCAATCGGCAGCCTGCCCCACGAATCCGCGGTGCAAACCGACCGCAGCAAACCAATCGTGTGGCACGTCGCCGAAGAACGGCACCCCGATCGGAGTCCCGTCCATGGCGTCAGCACAACGTACCATCGACTAGGCGTAGGCCGCACTATCGTCGCACGTCCGGACTCAGCAACGTtgtggcaacgttgcaacagctacagcgactgctaggctga